Proteins encoded together in one Planctomyces sp. SH-PL14 window:
- a CDS encoding vWA domain-containing protein yields the protein MEIGVLNPAMLWGLLALSLPVIAHLLSRRKFDVVKWGAMQFLQLRKKTRRRVRLEELLLLLLRMAVIAILVYALSRPFERGLFSTPPTVSRDLVFILDGSYSMGWEGKDQTPHAAGVQWIHRTLETLKPQDTVALLDAREQVRPLVDFASTDRSFVQKRLAEIAPPSGTSNLPAAAARAMQILSTTNNVSREVVILTDSQRLPWKVDDVFQWTRFDDLRKQADINAAVWMVDLVGEDVRERVNYAVDRLELSREMTVPGFPIKIATTVHQSGGTQTRRQVYLEVNGQRLKEKTLAVNLPPNGEANVVFEHTFPVAGSHVLSVTLDGDHLPGDDRSDAAVVVSPGVPVLIVDGAPSLDPPRSESFFVRMAFLAVGKSAWVVPTTIAARDFTSKSLEGQRCVFLMNVAQLSDAQLTALHDYVAQGNGLILAPGDQVDTAAFNKLAATPAGQWLPATLGKSRVAEQLGLGPARVDSDNLEAPWLQRFRKSEKGIDLWEARFSRWWELKPMAVAAEQEASSPAPYTVMKLDNGDPFVLGRNVGKGVVLQFAGPLDGDWGTLIGRNDFVPFLHEMVFAVAASRTGRNVDVGVPLTTPIPADWPDQLAIDGPDGKPLSVEVVGKGPERVARSPATTLPGVYRLHPEGPNAAEEVFVVHSDRAESDLTGLAATDREFLGKDGRVQFAAKPADLSAKAVDRTSRNEMWWLLLLSLLALLIFETLMTRRLVRGGHAVLEPQPA from the coding sequence TTGGAAATCGGCGTTCTCAATCCGGCGATGCTCTGGGGGCTCCTGGCCCTTTCGCTGCCGGTCATCGCCCACCTGCTGAGCCGGCGGAAGTTCGACGTCGTCAAATGGGGGGCGATGCAGTTCCTGCAGCTCCGCAAGAAGACCCGCCGCCGCGTCCGCCTCGAAGAACTGCTCCTCCTGCTCCTGCGGATGGCGGTCATCGCCATCCTGGTCTACGCCCTCTCGCGGCCCTTCGAGCGGGGGCTGTTCTCGACGCCCCCCACCGTCTCGCGGGACCTCGTCTTCATCCTCGACGGCTCCTACAGCATGGGCTGGGAGGGGAAGGACCAGACGCCCCATGCGGCCGGCGTCCAGTGGATCCACCGAACGCTGGAGACGCTCAAGCCGCAGGACACCGTGGCCCTGCTGGACGCCCGGGAGCAGGTCCGTCCGCTGGTCGACTTCGCCTCGACGGACCGCTCGTTCGTTCAGAAGCGGCTCGCCGAGATTGCCCCCCCTTCGGGGACCTCGAATCTCCCCGCTGCGGCCGCCCGCGCCATGCAGATTCTCTCCACGACGAACAACGTCTCGCGGGAGGTGGTGATCCTGACGGACTCGCAGCGGCTGCCGTGGAAGGTGGATGACGTCTTCCAGTGGACGCGGTTCGACGACCTGCGGAAGCAGGCGGACATCAACGCCGCCGTCTGGATGGTCGATCTCGTCGGCGAAGACGTCCGCGAGCGGGTGAACTACGCGGTCGACCGTCTGGAGCTGTCGCGGGAGATGACGGTCCCGGGGTTCCCAATCAAGATCGCCACGACGGTCCACCAGTCCGGCGGGACGCAGACCCGCCGGCAGGTCTACCTGGAGGTCAACGGGCAGCGGCTCAAGGAGAAGACACTCGCGGTCAATCTTCCTCCGAACGGGGAAGCGAACGTCGTGTTCGAGCACACGTTCCCCGTGGCGGGATCGCACGTCCTGAGCGTGACGCTCGACGGCGACCATCTCCCGGGAGACGACCGGTCGGATGCGGCGGTCGTCGTCTCGCCGGGGGTGCCGGTCCTGATCGTCGACGGAGCCCCGTCGCTCGATCCGCCGCGGAGCGAATCGTTCTTCGTCCGGATGGCGTTCCTGGCGGTCGGGAAGTCCGCCTGGGTCGTCCCGACGACAATCGCAGCCCGGGACTTCACGTCGAAGTCGCTGGAAGGGCAGCGGTGCGTGTTCCTCATGAACGTGGCGCAGCTCTCGGACGCCCAGCTCACGGCGCTCCACGACTACGTCGCCCAGGGGAACGGCCTGATCCTCGCCCCCGGTGACCAGGTCGACACGGCCGCCTTCAACAAGCTGGCGGCCACGCCGGCAGGCCAGTGGCTCCCCGCGACGCTCGGCAAGTCCCGCGTCGCGGAACAGCTCGGCCTGGGGCCCGCCCGCGTCGACAGCGACAACCTCGAGGCCCCCTGGCTGCAGCGGTTCCGGAAGTCGGAGAAGGGGATCGACTTGTGGGAGGCCCGCTTCAGCCGCTGGTGGGAACTGAAGCCGATGGCGGTTGCGGCCGAGCAGGAGGCCTCGTCCCCCGCTCCCTACACGGTGATGAAACTCGACAACGGCGACCCGTTCGTGTTGGGCCGGAACGTCGGCAAGGGGGTCGTCCTGCAGTTCGCCGGTCCGCTCGACGGGGACTGGGGGACGCTGATCGGCCGGAACGACTTTGTCCCGTTCCTGCACGAGATGGTCTTCGCGGTCGCCGCGTCGCGGACCGGCCGCAACGTCGATGTCGGCGTCCCGCTGACAACGCCGATCCCGGCGGACTGGCCCGACCAGCTCGCCATCGACGGGCCGGACGGAAAGCCGCTCTCCGTCGAGGTCGTCGGCAAGGGGCCTGAGCGGGTCGCCCGATCTCCGGCGACCACCTTGCCCGGCGTCTACCGGCTCCATCCCGAAGGACCGAACGCAGCCGAGGAAGTGTTCGTCGTCCACAGCGACCGGGCGGAGTCGGACCTGACCGGCCTGGCGGCGACGGATCGCGAGTTCCTGGGGAAGGACGGCCGCGTGCAGTTCGCCGCCAAGCCCGCGGACCTCTCGGCCAAGGCGGTCGACCGGACTTCGCGGAACGAGATGTGGTGGCTCCTGCTCCTGAGCCTTCTCGCGCTGCTGATCTTCGAAACGCTCATGACGCGGCGGCTCGTCCGCGGGGGTCACGCGGTCCTGGAGCCGCAGCCCGCGTGA
- a CDS encoding zinc ribbon domain-containing protein: MASAKLDLTKLHRLQLALKEVQDQLNRGPRQVKARENVMAQVDAERQAKEDELKQARAAVDRKNLDLKTNEAKLKDLDRKLNEASNNKEYDILRGQIAADNAANSVLQDEVLELLDRVDKIQQEIVEVKAKRVKAEQERDRVAAEFASKSNDLKQQEAGLLGQVAEAEKEIPLTILDRYRRLVEAHGADALASTDRGMCNACYVSLTSQQQMIIQDHALVFCSSCGRLLYHPTA, translated from the coding sequence ATGGCTTCGGCGAAACTCGATCTGACAAAACTGCATCGGCTGCAGCTGGCCCTCAAGGAAGTCCAAGATCAGCTCAACCGCGGACCGCGTCAGGTCAAGGCCCGCGAGAACGTGATGGCCCAGGTCGATGCCGAGCGGCAGGCCAAGGAAGACGAGCTCAAGCAGGCCCGGGCCGCGGTCGACCGCAAGAACCTCGACCTCAAAACGAACGAGGCCAAGCTCAAAGACCTCGACCGCAAGCTCAACGAGGCGTCGAACAACAAGGAATACGACATCCTGCGGGGCCAGATCGCAGCGGACAACGCCGCCAACAGCGTCCTCCAGGATGAGGTGCTGGAACTCCTCGACCGGGTCGACAAGATCCAGCAGGAAATCGTCGAGGTGAAGGCCAAGCGGGTGAAGGCGGAACAGGAGCGGGACCGCGTCGCGGCGGAGTTCGCCAGCAAGTCCAACGACCTCAAGCAGCAGGAAGCAGGACTCCTGGGACAGGTGGCCGAGGCCGAGAAGGAGATTCCTCTCACGATCCTCGACCGGTACCGCCGCCTCGTCGAGGCCCATGGGGCGGACGCCCTGGCAAGCACCGACCGCGGAATGTGCAACGCCTGCTACGTCTCGCTCACCTCGCAGCAGCAGATGATCATCCAGGATCACGCGCTCGTCTTCTGCAGCTCGTGCGGGCGGCTCCTGTATCATCCGACCGCCTAG
- a CDS encoding sigma-54-dependent Fis family transcriptional regulator — translation MSTRWMKWNEHPWLHRSNPGSSLAQLCDRLASLAVAATTVPGYLGQALPELGAYFSVNWTALVRRIDQQWKLVAEHGIAGSVSLPGQLLDEVQDRESAAAAPAGGGIASPMIVVPIASQDRPVLVLSGASLSENQLPDALVIGRLLATTLSSVASLEATDRRLGRLRKILEMAGTLASERETQALLERIASEATRLHNSDRASIFLWDREMKHLVACPALGVEGGKLWIADNKGIVGDVVQTGKIIRVDEAYSDKRFDPSVDKSTGYRTRNLLCVPLVNASGQRIGAFELINKLSGPFTPDDEESLQQLGIQVAVAVENAQERDQLIRSNRQLTEQLTGGTSIIGESPAIAAMRGTIERLAATDLPVLVLGESGTGKDVAAQSLHYRGPRSSHPFIAVNCAALTETLLESELFGHERGAFTDAHATHVGKFELAQGGTLFLDEIGDMSVGGQAKLLRVLEQKIITRVGGTVPIPVNVRIIAATNANLAELVRQKKFRQDLYYRLSVVTVEIPALRDRPEDVIPLAEHFLTRFCRQANRRPLGMSAEARKRLQAHTWPGNVRELRNLMERVAFLCAGDKVEADDLAFILSPERDSFHDMADGLGLAEATDRFQQEYIRRSVKRVQGNMTEAAKTLGLHRSNLYRKMRQLGMPVDDVKE, via the coding sequence ATGTCGACTCGATGGATGAAGTGGAACGAGCACCCGTGGCTGCACCGTTCCAATCCCGGCTCTTCGCTCGCTCAATTGTGCGACAGATTGGCGTCGCTCGCGGTCGCCGCCACGACGGTTCCCGGCTATCTGGGCCAGGCGCTGCCGGAGCTGGGAGCCTACTTCTCCGTCAACTGGACGGCGCTCGTCCGCCGGATCGACCAGCAGTGGAAGCTCGTCGCGGAACACGGAATCGCCGGGTCGGTCTCGCTCCCTGGCCAACTCCTCGATGAGGTGCAGGACCGGGAGAGCGCCGCCGCCGCCCCGGCGGGGGGCGGGATCGCCTCGCCGATGATCGTCGTCCCGATCGCGTCGCAGGATCGCCCCGTTCTCGTCCTCTCGGGAGCCAGCCTCTCCGAAAACCAACTCCCTGACGCTCTCGTCATCGGCCGGCTGCTGGCGACCACCCTTTCGAGCGTCGCCTCCCTCGAAGCGACCGATCGGCGGCTCGGGCGGCTGCGGAAGATCCTCGAAATGGCCGGGACGCTCGCTTCGGAGCGGGAGACCCAGGCGCTCCTCGAACGGATCGCCTCGGAGGCGACGCGGCTCCACAACTCGGACCGGGCCAGCATTTTCCTCTGGGACCGGGAGATGAAGCACCTCGTCGCCTGCCCGGCCCTCGGCGTCGAGGGGGGGAAACTCTGGATTGCCGACAACAAGGGGATCGTGGGGGACGTCGTCCAGACCGGGAAGATCATCCGCGTCGACGAGGCGTATTCGGACAAGCGGTTCGACCCCAGCGTCGACAAGTCGACCGGCTACCGGACGCGGAACCTGCTCTGCGTTCCGCTCGTCAACGCCTCCGGCCAGCGGATCGGGGCCTTCGAGCTCATCAACAAGCTCTCGGGCCCCTTCACCCCCGACGACGAGGAGAGCCTGCAGCAACTCGGAATCCAGGTCGCGGTCGCGGTCGAGAACGCCCAGGAGCGGGACCAGCTCATCCGCAGCAACCGCCAGCTCACCGAGCAGCTCACGGGGGGGACTTCGATCATCGGGGAAAGCCCGGCGATCGCCGCCATGCGGGGGACGATCGAGCGGCTGGCGGCGACGGATCTTCCGGTCCTCGTCCTCGGCGAGAGCGGGACCGGCAAGGACGTGGCGGCCCAGTCGCTGCACTACCGCGGCCCGCGGAGCTCGCACCCCTTTATCGCGGTCAACTGCGCGGCCCTGACGGAGACGCTCCTCGAAAGCGAGCTCTTCGGCCACGAGCGGGGGGCGTTCACCGACGCCCACGCCACGCACGTCGGAAAATTCGAGCTGGCCCAGGGGGGGACGCTGTTTCTCGACGAGATCGGGGACATGAGCGTCGGCGGGCAGGCGAAGCTGCTGCGAGTTCTCGAGCAGAAGATCATCACCCGCGTCGGCGGGACCGTCCCGATTCCGGTGAACGTCCGAATCATCGCGGCGACGAACGCGAACCTCGCCGAGCTCGTCCGCCAGAAGAAGTTCCGGCAGGACCTCTATTACCGGCTCAGCGTCGTGACGGTCGAGATCCCGGCCCTCCGCGACCGGCCGGAGGACGTGATCCCGCTGGCCGAACACTTCCTCACGCGGTTCTGCCGGCAGGCTAACCGCCGCCCGCTGGGGATGTCCGCCGAAGCCCGCAAGCGTCTCCAGGCCCACACGTGGCCGGGGAACGTCCGCGAGCTGCGAAACCTGATGGAGCGGGTCGCCTTCCTGTGCGCCGGCGACAAGGTCGAGGCGGACGACCTCGCCTTCATCCTCAGCCCCGAACGGGACTCGTTCCACGACATGGCGGACGGTTTAGGTCTGGCCGAGGCGACGGATCGGTTCCAGCAGGAGTACATCCGCCGGTCGGTAAAGCGGGTCCAGGGGAACATGACCGAAGCGGCCAAGACCCTGGGTCTGCACCGGTCGAACCTCTATCGCAAAATGCGGCAGCTGGGGATGCCGGTGGACGACGTGAAGGAGTGA
- a CDS encoding YbaY family lipoprotein, translated as MKPSVWGAAVLALSAGTALAVDPQRPASSQYQSIIPTSTSGTYYNPALNNIPGAVTPSLSYPGGFDFQPSIDRSRIAVPGTVNVPVPDPSRINPSIVSGGTQQPRWRLGVYSKDTDTGVRIVQVVQGGSAARAGLEPEDVIISVNGFQVGYVNGTLYDTSSEFERLADRNGWVNMLVMDRRNRMLVNLPVQLDSRLSRITGQITYRDNYRLPANSIALVELKEIVRPGAPMVTLNTRRIVTTQNQYPVPFEIDFDPQLVDSRRTYVLTASIVTGGQTMYMMQQPVQVLAPGSSNQLSLVLDRVTAYNGVGNPYASRDQQIERVVAWFREYLKRDPSAQELLVYQSQFDRGLTMQDVQADILGMPLVWNQADRDKVQYIVNLHQMLIGRQPTNEELQYWLSRYDAQQGIRRDLAREFLAAVGNPGY; from the coding sequence ATGAAACCGTCCGTTTGGGGTGCCGCGGTCCTGGCCTTGAGCGCGGGAACCGCGCTGGCCGTCGACCCCCAGCGCCCTGCTTCGAGCCAGTACCAGTCGATCATCCCGACCTCGACGTCGGGTACGTACTACAACCCGGCCCTGAACAACATTCCGGGCGCCGTCACGCCGTCGCTGTCGTATCCCGGCGGGTTTGACTTCCAGCCGTCGATCGACCGGAGCCGGATCGCCGTCCCCGGAACGGTCAACGTGCCGGTGCCGGATCCGTCGCGGATCAACCCGTCGATCGTTTCCGGGGGAACGCAGCAGCCGCGGTGGCGGCTGGGCGTGTACTCCAAGGACACCGACACGGGCGTCCGCATCGTTCAGGTCGTCCAGGGTGGCTCCGCCGCCCGGGCCGGTCTCGAGCCGGAAGACGTGATCATCTCCGTCAACGGATTCCAGGTCGGTTACGTCAACGGCACGCTCTATGACACGAGTTCCGAGTTCGAGCGGCTCGCCGATCGCAACGGCTGGGTCAACATGCTCGTCATGGACCGCCGCAACCGGATGCTGGTCAACCTGCCGGTCCAGCTCGACTCGCGGCTGTCGCGGATCACCGGCCAGATCACCTATCGGGACAACTACCGCCTGCCGGCGAACTCGATCGCTCTCGTCGAGCTCAAAGAGATCGTCCGGCCCGGTGCCCCGATGGTGACGCTGAACACCCGGCGGATCGTGACGACGCAGAACCAGTACCCGGTCCCGTTCGAGATCGACTTCGATCCGCAGCTGGTCGACTCCCGCCGGACGTACGTCCTGACGGCGAGCATCGTCACCGGCGGGCAGACTATGTACATGATGCAGCAGCCGGTCCAGGTCCTGGCCCCTGGCTCGTCGAACCAGCTTTCGCTCGTTCTCGATCGCGTCACGGCCTACAACGGCGTTGGCAATCCGTATGCCTCGCGCGATCAGCAGATCGAGCGGGTCGTCGCGTGGTTCCGGGAGTACCTCAAGCGCGATCCGAGCGCCCAGGAGCTCCTCGTCTACCAGAGCCAGTTCGACCGTGGCCTGACGATGCAGGACGTCCAGGCGGACATCCTCGGCATGCCGCTGGTGTGGAATCAGGCGGACCGGGACAAGGTGCAGTACATCGTCAATCTGCACCAGATGCTGATCGGCCGTCAGCCGACGAACGAGGAACTGCAGTACTGGCTGAGCCGGTACGATGCTCAGCAGGGGATCCGCCGGGATCTCGCTCGCGAGTTCCTGGCCGCCGTCGGCAACCCGGGATATTGA
- a CDS encoding alpha/beta hydrolase, protein MRSLFVLLALLAAPGLARGVGPEPLLLWPDGAPGAVGTETSDKPSIRVYPPAPEKNTGAAVVICPGGGYAVLAYDHEGHQLAEWYRDIGVTGIVLQYRLAPRYRHPAPLQDVQRAIRTVRSKAAEWKVDPDRVGVMGFSAGGHLASTVSTHYDLGKADSQDPIDRLSCRPSFTVLGYPVVSLSAEYSHKGSGKNLFGDKATDEQLKELSNDLHVTKETPRAFLFHTSEDRGVPAENSVAYYSALLKNGVPAELHIYQWGPHGVGMAPGEPEVETWMNQLHGWLRSSGLLSTKKRAHVKGMITVQGKPLRWGTITLTPKEDENAPAGWAMVRDGKFDIPAVRGAAVGVSQVTIRDLGAVEPHPTIENIKEISPPKGALVAEVKEGDNTFDFNLQN, encoded by the coding sequence ATGCGCTCTCTGTTCGTTCTTCTCGCACTGCTCGCCGCGCCGGGTCTCGCGCGGGGCGTCGGCCCCGAACCGCTTCTGCTCTGGCCGGACGGCGCACCGGGCGCCGTCGGCACGGAGACGAGCGACAAGCCGAGCATCCGGGTCTATCCCCCGGCCCCCGAGAAGAACACCGGGGCGGCGGTCGTGATCTGTCCCGGCGGCGGATACGCCGTTCTGGCCTACGACCACGAGGGACACCAGCTCGCCGAGTGGTATCGGGACATCGGCGTGACCGGCATCGTCCTGCAGTACCGGCTCGCCCCCCGCTACCGCCACCCTGCCCCGCTGCAGGACGTCCAGCGGGCCATCCGCACGGTGCGGTCCAAGGCGGCCGAGTGGAAGGTCGATCCGGACCGCGTCGGCGTGATGGGCTTCTCGGCCGGCGGGCACCTCGCCTCGACCGTTTCGACGCATTACGACCTCGGGAAGGCCGACAGTCAGGACCCGATCGACCGGCTGAGCTGCCGCCCGAGCTTCACCGTCCTCGGCTACCCGGTCGTCAGCCTGTCGGCGGAGTACTCACACAAGGGATCGGGCAAGAACCTGTTCGGCGACAAGGCGACCGATGAGCAGCTGAAGGAGCTCTCGAACGACCTGCACGTCACGAAGGAGACCCCGCGGGCCTTCCTGTTCCACACGAGCGAGGACCGGGGTGTTCCGGCGGAGAACAGCGTGGCCTACTACTCGGCCCTTCTGAAGAACGGCGTCCCGGCCGAACTCCACATCTATCAGTGGGGACCGCACGGTGTCGGCATGGCGCCCGGAGAGCCGGAGGTCGAGACGTGGATGAACCAGCTGCATGGCTGGCTCCGCTCGAGCGGCCTGCTCTCGACGAAGAAGCGGGCGCACGTGAAGGGGATGATCACCGTCCAGGGGAAGCCGCTCCGCTGGGGGACGATTACCCTGACGCCGAAGGAAGATGAGAACGCGCCGGCCGGATGGGCGATGGTCCGGGACGGCAAGTTCGACATTCCTGCGGTCCGCGGCGCGGCGGTCGGTGTTTCGCAGGTGACGATTCGCGACCTGGGGGCGGTTGAGCCGCACCCGACGATCGAGAACATCAAGGAAATCAGCCCTCCGAAGGGGGCGTTGGTTGCCGAGGTGAAGGAAGGGGACAACACCTTCGACTTCAATCTGCAGAACTAG
- the panB gene encoding 3-methyl-2-oxobutanoate hydroxymethyltransferase: MQGTPKPARAITVPDFVKAKAEGRRLSVLTAYDHLWASILDEAGIDAILVGDTLGMVVQGRSSTLPVTLDQMIYHGEMVARAAKRALVIVDLPFMSYQVSPRQAVKNAGRILKETGASSVKLEGGEGQAETIAALAKVDIPVMAHIGMRPQSVRKYGRMSAIQRDADQLLKDAKAAADAGAFSIVLELIPQDAAKAITEAVAIPTIGIGAGPHCDGQVLVTPDMMGLTGFKPKFLKAYADLRAAITDATRAYAEDVREGRFPDESHAHK; encoded by the coding sequence ATGCAAGGCACTCCCAAACCCGCTCGTGCGATCACGGTTCCCGATTTCGTCAAAGCGAAGGCCGAGGGGCGACGGCTCTCGGTCCTGACCGCCTACGACCACCTCTGGGCCTCGATCCTCGACGAAGCCGGCATCGACGCGATCCTGGTCGGGGACACACTCGGGATGGTCGTTCAGGGGCGGAGCAGCACGCTCCCCGTGACGCTCGACCAGATGATCTACCACGGCGAGATGGTGGCCCGCGCGGCCAAGCGGGCCCTCGTGATCGTCGACCTCCCGTTCATGTCCTACCAGGTCAGCCCGCGGCAGGCGGTGAAGAACGCCGGGCGGATCCTCAAGGAGACCGGTGCGTCGTCGGTGAAGCTCGAAGGGGGCGAAGGACAGGCCGAAACCATCGCCGCCCTGGCGAAAGTCGACATCCCCGTCATGGCCCACATCGGCATGCGTCCGCAGTCGGTGCGAAAGTACGGCCGGATGTCCGCCATCCAGCGGGACGCCGACCAGCTTCTCAAGGACGCTAAAGCCGCGGCCGACGCCGGGGCGTTCTCGATCGTCCTCGAACTGATCCCGCAGGACGCCGCCAAGGCGATCACCGAAGCGGTGGCGATCCCGACGATCGGCATCGGCGCCGGACCGCACTGCGACGGCCAGGTGCTCGTGACGCCCGACATGATGGGCCTGACGGGGTTCAAACCGAAGTTCCTGAAAGCCTACGCCGACCTCCGGGCGGCGATCACGGACGCGACGCGGGCCTATGCCGAAGATGTCCGCGAAGGCCGCTTCCCGGATGAGTCGCACGCACACAAATAG
- a CDS encoding PstS family phosphate ABC transporter substrate-binding protein, producing MLKHGAKLFAALAVLCTFFASAAPVMAQAALDPQLGPYRPGLEPIKGRLKLIGSETMSGVAAVWKDSFERFHPDVTVEVVVKGSINAVNSVRDGEAHFGLLSREVLAEEIKEFTDKKGYPPHMLVSCLERQAIYVHIDNPIQGLTVAQLDAIFSSTLKRGAKKQAQTWGDLGISGPMAAQPISCFVRSPTTGSQIFFQEVVLMGGEFHKGCLRQEDNLEMVKNIAKSPSAVGFAGATYEYPGTKAVPIATQEGGEYFPIDCLPSATGSYPLVRPLQLVVNHAPKTKLSPLEGEFIKYVFSRMGQEDVVKAGFTPVSSKPAQIALDSVDLKAVE from the coding sequence ATGTTGAAGCACGGAGCAAAACTGTTTGCTGCTCTGGCCGTGCTGTGCACGTTCTTCGCGTCCGCAGCCCCCGTCATGGCCCAGGCCGCGCTGGACCCCCAGCTCGGGCCCTACCGTCCCGGTCTGGAACCGATCAAGGGTCGGCTCAAGCTCATCGGCTCGGAAACGATGTCCGGCGTCGCCGCCGTCTGGAAGGACAGCTTCGAGCGGTTCCATCCGGACGTGACCGTCGAGGTCGTGGTCAAGGGCTCGATCAACGCCGTCAACTCCGTCCGCGACGGGGAAGCCCACTTCGGCCTCCTCAGCCGCGAAGTGCTCGCTGAAGAAATCAAGGAATTCACGGACAAGAAGGGCTATCCGCCCCACATGCTCGTCTCCTGCCTCGAGCGGCAGGCGATCTACGTCCATATCGACAACCCGATCCAGGGTCTGACCGTCGCCCAGCTCGACGCCATCTTCTCCTCCACGCTCAAGCGGGGAGCCAAGAAGCAGGCCCAGACCTGGGGCGACCTCGGCATCAGCGGCCCGATGGCCGCCCAGCCGATCTCCTGCTTCGTCCGCAGCCCGACCACGGGCTCGCAGATCTTCTTCCAGGAAGTGGTCCTGATGGGTGGGGAGTTCCACAAGGGTTGCCTCCGCCAGGAAGACAACCTGGAGATGGTCAAGAACATCGCCAAGAGCCCGAGCGCCGTCGGCTTTGCCGGCGCGACCTACGAGTACCCGGGGACCAAGGCGGTGCCGATCGCGACACAGGAAGGGGGGGAATACTTCCCGATCGACTGCCTGCCGAGCGCGACCGGTTCCTACCCGCTCGTCCGCCCGCTGCAGCTCGTGGTCAACCACGCTCCGAAGACCAAGCTCAGCCCGCTGGAAGGGGAGTTCATCAAGTACGTCTTCAGCCGGATGGGCCAGGAAGACGTCGTGAAGGCCGGTTTCACCCCGGTCTCCTCGAAGCCGGCTCAGATCGCTCTCGACTCGGTGGACCTCAAGGCCGTCGAGTAA